From the Bacteroidales bacterium genome, one window contains:
- a CDS encoding RluA family pseudouridine synthase: protein MQEHKVSPDDEQEFYEHHRFLVDPGQQPVRIDKFLTDRIAHVSRSKVQSAADAGAILVNDKPVKSSYKIKPGDIISVVMPHPPHEFELIAEDIPFEIVFEDEDIIVVNKAAGMVVHPGYGNYTGTLLNALLYYFQESEAQPLLVHRIDKDTSGILVVAKNERSQAVLSKCFFEHDIDRKYVALVWGDFDKEQGTIEGNIGRSIRNRKIMDIYPDGEVGRTAITHYKVLERFRYVTLIECSLETGRTHQIRAHMKHIGHSLFNDEAYGGNAILKGTTFTKYRQFVENCFKELPRQALHAKSLGFKHPASKKNVFFDSEIPEDMQAVINKWRLYTTTH, encoded by the coding sequence ATGCAGGAGCACAAGGTTTCACCTGATGATGAACAAGAATTTTATGAACACCATCGCTTTCTGGTTGACCCGGGGCAACAGCCGGTACGCATAGACAAGTTTCTTACTGACCGCATTGCACATGTATCGCGCAGCAAAGTTCAAAGTGCTGCTGATGCGGGCGCCATACTGGTGAACGACAAGCCGGTTAAGTCCAGTTATAAAATAAAACCCGGAGATATTATTTCGGTGGTAATGCCCCACCCGCCCCACGAATTTGAACTGATAGCTGAAGACATACCTTTTGAAATCGTTTTTGAAGATGAAGATATCATCGTAGTGAATAAAGCTGCCGGCATGGTAGTGCATCCCGGCTACGGAAATTATACCGGTACTTTGTTAAATGCATTACTATATTATTTTCAGGAAAGTGAAGCACAGCCGCTGCTGGTGCACCGCATTGACAAAGACACTTCCGGAATACTGGTAGTGGCAAAAAATGAGCGCAGCCAGGCTGTGCTGTCGAAATGCTTTTTTGAACACGACATTGACAGAAAATACGTTGCTTTGGTTTGGGGCGATTTTGATAAAGAGCAGGGAACTATTGAAGGCAATATCGGGCGCAGCATCCGTAACCGGAAAATTATGGATATTTACCCTGACGGGGAAGTCGGGCGGACAGCCATCACACATTACAAAGTGCTGGAACGTTTTCGTTATGTTACCCTTATTGAGTGTTCACTTGAAACAGGCCGTACCCACCAGATACGCGCCCACATGAAACACATAGGGCATTCGTTGTTTAACGATGAAGCTTACGGTGGTAATGCTATTTTAAAGGGAACAACTTTTACCAAATACCGGCAGTTTGTTGAAAACTGTTTTAAGGAATTACCACGACAGGCCTTGCATGCCAAATCACTGGGGTTTAAGCACCCTGCGAGCAAGAAAAATGTTTTTTTTGATTCAGAAATTCCGGAAGATATGCAAGCTGTGATAAATAAATGGAGATTATACACTACTACTCATTAA
- a CDS encoding FAD-dependent oxidoreductase, translating into MFKISSHPILEVKGTSNVTFRFEGKTVEGQSGYTIAAALHQAGFPVHSHSLKNRERSLECGIGKCGACEMLVNGKIKRICITLVDGVKEVSEIPKDYTPEITKPQTEKPHDVYKTDVVIIGAGPAGLACREELNKYGISNIVLDNNDKIGGQFIMQTHQFFFFEKKKKFGGMRGFDIATTLAGDNHDGIMLNSTVWDILEGKRIAVKNLKTEDIFFVDADYLVVATGAVPFMPAFENDDLPGVYTAAVVQKMMNNEFTLLGKNVLTVGAGNIGYLTSYQLMQAGAKVKAIIEAMPVEGGFPVQANRVRRLGIPVILSHILIKAIPNEKHDRILGAVVAECKDFQPIPGTEKIIDGIDAINICTGLVPDDQLLIKGNEIFGRNCFGAGDAIRIGEGTSAVVRGKQVAFEILNEMNEPFNYDEYLATSKEYIDSQQHPIRVIEDVYIPTPERMTEKPFVLIDCLYGFACNPCEFACPHGAITKTSTSTAPQIDFNKCVGCMDCVYQCPGLAIFGYSLKKDWLFLPVEYHVEEMSEVFLVGNNGQKLGEGIIEKVLKKPNKTDIVRVKSLSIHGETLTAVRGFIIKDNYPEKIKFLTTEKSKELEKYVCHCDDVTLTEILDVIGDRQFISVDEIKHTTRLGMGACRGKRCIRRLKQVLRGYDISLVGEATPRGPLSNQINFGELYPKTVSNKIHTTVAGKEIKKIEVASFVAGGGIGGSALFRYLAEAGMKPVLINYGRGASWRNIAGGRPAFSLPEIADIAEHNLEIFKELQQIKNIDFHQTRYITFAHDEPTYKACVESMSWSDAYMLSPKDFTSIISPYINPLLDKYLGAFVTNNCWQATPGRVIDLIRRIGIENGGTILEDCQLINVTKEGEKYVVLVRKHNKEYVEYHTDIFINALGPEGEKFARMLGLDTGLYPVKHQAFITRRLPPLGINGQPLDMLIDRRKYKGFVAVYGQQLAETGQIIGCASPAVDPQEADKNLKINSKEFLEIATEIFIDWVPRLSSVGFQAIWAGYYIEPRMIIDTKSGLFLGLRGQGFMLGQYLAKIYVDALCGKDVPSYFERLSLRGDGLPEKAFK; encoded by the coding sequence ATGTTTAAGATATCGTCACACCCTATACTCGAAGTAAAAGGAACTTCCAATGTTACTTTTCGTTTTGAAGGGAAAACCGTTGAAGGACAATCCGGGTATACCATTGCTGCGGCCCTTCATCAGGCAGGATTTCCCGTACACAGCCACAGCTTAAAAAACCGCGAAAGAAGTCTGGAATGCGGTATTGGCAAATGCGGCGCTTGTGAAATGCTTGTGAATGGGAAAATAAAACGAATATGTATTACGCTGGTTGATGGTGTTAAAGAAGTTTCTGAAATCCCGAAAGATTACACTCCAGAAATTACCAAACCGCAAACTGAAAAACCTCATGATGTTTATAAAACGGATGTGGTGATTATCGGTGCCGGCCCTGCGGGGCTTGCTTGCCGTGAAGAACTGAATAAGTATGGCATATCAAACATAGTGCTGGATAATAATGATAAAATCGGTGGTCAGTTTATCATGCAAACCCATCAGTTTTTCTTTTTCGAGAAAAAAAAGAAATTCGGCGGTATGCGAGGATTTGATATTGCTACAACACTTGCCGGAGATAACCACGACGGCATTATGCTGAATTCCACAGTTTGGGATATCCTTGAAGGCAAACGCATTGCTGTTAAAAACCTTAAAACCGAAGACATTTTTTTTGTGGATGCTGATTATTTAGTGGTGGCCACCGGAGCCGTGCCTTTTATGCCGGCATTTGAAAACGATGACTTGCCGGGGGTTTATACTGCTGCCGTGGTTCAGAAAATGATGAACAACGAGTTTACACTACTGGGGAAAAATGTGCTGACGGTTGGCGCTGGTAATATCGGATATCTTACCTCTTACCAGTTGATGCAAGCAGGAGCGAAAGTAAAAGCTATCATTGAAGCTATGCCCGTTGAGGGTGGATTTCCCGTCCAGGCAAATCGTGTAAGGCGCCTGGGAATTCCAGTCATTCTTTCTCACATCCTCATCAAAGCCATTCCGAATGAAAAACACGACCGGATATTGGGAGCTGTGGTAGCTGAATGTAAAGATTTTCAGCCCATACCCGGAACGGAAAAAATAATTGACGGCATTGATGCCATAAATATTTGCACAGGGCTTGTGCCTGACGACCAGCTACTGATAAAAGGAAATGAAATTTTCGGCAGAAATTGTTTCGGTGCCGGTGATGCAATACGCATTGGCGAAGGCACCAGTGCAGTAGTCCGGGGCAAGCAGGTTGCTTTTGAGATTTTAAACGAAATGAACGAGCCCTTCAACTACGATGAATATCTTGCAACATCCAAGGAATATATTGATTCACAGCAGCATCCCATCCGGGTGATTGAAGATGTGTATATACCCACTCCTGAGCGTATGACGGAGAAACCCTTTGTGTTGATTGATTGTTTATACGGCTTTGCCTGTAATCCCTGCGAATTTGCCTGTCCGCACGGGGCTATCACCAAAACTTCCACAAGCACTGCTCCTCAGATTGATTTTAATAAATGTGTGGGATGTATGGATTGTGTTTATCAATGTCCGGGTTTGGCAATATTCGGCTATAGTTTAAAAAAGGATTGGCTTTTCCTGCCTGTGGAATATCATGTAGAGGAAATGTCAGAAGTGTTTCTGGTTGGGAATAACGGACAAAAACTCGGCGAAGGCATCATTGAAAAAGTGCTGAAAAAACCAAATAAAACCGATATCGTCAGGGTGAAATCGTTGAGCATTCATGGTGAAACTCTGACAGCGGTTAGAGGCTTTATTATAAAAGATAATTATCCTGAAAAAATAAAATTTCTTACTACGGAAAAATCCAAAGAACTTGAAAAATATGTATGTCATTGTGATGATGTTACTCTGACTGAAATTTTAGATGTCATTGGTGACAGGCAGTTTATTTCCGTTGACGAAATTAAACACACAACACGACTCGGCATGGGTGCCTGCAGGGGAAAACGCTGTATAAGGCGTTTGAAACAGGTGTTGCGCGGATACGACATTTCGCTTGTCGGAGAGGCAACTCCCCGCGGGCCGTTGTCGAATCAAATAAATTTCGGAGAGCTTTACCCAAAAACTGTTTCAAATAAAATTCACACTACAGTTGCCGGAAAGGAAATTAAAAAAATTGAAGTGGCTTCTTTTGTTGCCGGAGGTGGTATCGGGGGTAGTGCTTTGTTTCGTTATTTAGCGGAAGCCGGTATGAAACCCGTTTTGATAAATTATGGGCGTGGCGCATCGTGGAGAAACATTGCCGGAGGCCGCCCCGCATTCAGCTTGCCCGAAATTGCTGATATCGCCGAACACAATCTGGAGATATTCAAAGAGTTGCAACAAATTAAAAACATTGACTTCCACCAAACACGTTATATTACTTTCGCTCATGATGAACCAACATACAAAGCATGCGTTGAAAGTATGTCGTGGTCGGATGCGTATATGCTTTCACCCAAAGATTTTACCAGTATAATTTCTCCATATATCAATCCGTTATTGGATAAATATCTGGGAGCCTTTGTTACCAACAATTGCTGGCAGGCAACTCCGGGCAGGGTAATTGATTTAATTCGCCGTATCGGCATAGAAAACGGAGGCACAATACTCGAAGATTGTCAATTGATTAATGTTACCAAAGAAGGGGAAAAATATGTAGTTCTTGTCAGAAAACACAACAAAGAATATGTGGAATATCATACGGATATTTTCATTAATGCTTTGGGTCCTGAAGGAGAAAAATTTGCCCGTATGCTGGGTCTTGATACCGGCTTATATCCGGTAAAGCACCAGGCCTTTATCACGCGCCGCCTTCCGCCGCTTGGTATCAATGGCCAACCTTTGGATATGCTTATTGACCGCCGCAAATACAAAGGATTTGTTGCTGTTTACGGCCAGCAGCTTGCCGAAACCGGGCAGATTATCGGCTGCGCATCACCGGCTGTTGACCCTCAGGAAGCCGATAAAAACCTGAAAATAAACTCTAAAGAATTCCTTGAAATTGCTACAGAGATATTCATAGACTGGGTTCCCCGGTTGTCATCGGTAGGGTTTCAGGCAATATGGGCAGGTTATTACATTGAGCCCCGAATGATTATTGACACAAAATCGGGATTATTCCTTGGCTTGCGCGGCCAGGGGTTTATGCTGGGGCAGTACCTGGCAAAAATATATGTAGATGCTCTTTGCGGTAAAGACGTACCATCTTATTTTGAGCGATTATCTTTGCGGGGAGATGGGTTGCCGGAAAAAGCGTTTAAATAA
- a CDS encoding ferritin family protein: MENEKALEILKSAILMEARGQAFYKNVAEQTKSEDVKNIFNIMASEEKLHAEYLSKQYSSIKNTGKPDHQTLPEVSDENVVNMILSPEIKNQISGAGYEAAAISASIDMENKAVEVYTEFANRSSDVSIKELFMWLADWEKGHVKILNELDNELKEKIWFDNNFWPF; the protein is encoded by the coding sequence ATGGAAAATGAAAAAGCTCTGGAAATTTTAAAAAGCGCCATACTTATGGAAGCCCGCGGACAAGCATTTTATAAAAATGTGGCCGAACAGACTAAAAGCGAAGATGTAAAAAACATTTTCAATATAATGGCCAGTGAAGAAAAACTTCACGCCGAATATCTTTCAAAACAATACAGCAGTATTAAAAATACCGGCAAACCCGACCACCAGACACTTCCAGAAGTGTCTGACGAAAATGTGGTAAATATGATATTATCGCCGGAAATAAAAAACCAGATAAGCGGAGCCGGCTATGAAGCCGCAGCTATTTCTGCGTCTATAGATATGGAAAATAAAGCCGTTGAAGTTTATACCGAATTTGCTAATCGATCTTCTGATGTCAGCATAAAAGAGCTCTTTATGTGGCTGGCCGACTGGGAAAAAGGTCATGTGAAAATTTTAAATGAGCTGGATAACGAACTGAAAGAAAAAATTTGGTTCGATAATAATTTCTGGCCTTTTTAA
- a CDS encoding carboxymuconolactone decarboxylase family protein: MTKKLKEFNEYRSKMNEKLLAADGNFMKRFFNLDTNAYLDGALPVKTKEMLGLVASMVLRCDDCIKYHLIKCHEQKLTRGELFEVFAIANLVGGSIVIPHTRRALEFWEELN, from the coding sequence ATGACAAAAAAACTGAAAGAATTCAATGAATATCGCAGCAAAATGAACGAGAAGCTTTTGGCTGCCGATGGTAATTTTATGAAACGTTTTTTTAATCTTGACACCAACGCATATCTCGACGGGGCACTACCAGTAAAAACAAAAGAAATGCTCGGGCTGGTGGCTTCCATGGTGTTGCGTTGCGATGACTGTATAAAATACCACCTGATAAAGTGCCATGAACAAAAACTTACCAGGGGAGAATTATTTGAGGTTTTTGCCATTGCTAACCTAGTGGGCGGCTCTATCGTGATTCCGCATACCCGCCGGGCACTTGAGTTTTGGGAAGAGTTAAATTAA
- a CDS encoding T9SS type A sorting domain-containing protein: MIKKLIIPVVLVVISCTLNAQEYLTGIYINSKLLPKNLEQINVIKQATEAKLPFVDDFSGVKSVFPSDTLWEDRDVFINSGYSINPPSLGVATFDVLNDTGAVYPNATTTPFISDVLTSLPIRLDSLFNGTPTAITAADSIYFSFYYQPQGNADAPETDDSLVLEFYSPHLDEWNTIWASQGMKLDTFLTKYNTYFKQVMIPITDTTYIQKGFKFRFKNYASIAPFSMPSWQSNADQWNVDYVYLNTERSKNDTVFADVTFVDKAPAILKNYQQMPIRQFNDSELTDTLHLKISNLNNVLDNISCQYVVNEIGGAFTYTKSGGVWDILPFITNGYHNYQLHTSPVVDFSLPSLAGMEKTAFSITHMLSSNGWTDEILLNDTVRYIQEFNNYFAYDDGSAENGYGLSGENSKLAYKFNLNQPDTLGGVQIYFNQTYSSTASKYFNLMVWSSLNPETLVYKSPQKQPVITDSINEYCTYVFSDTTLLIEGTFYVGWQQVTDNNLNVGFDRNNNAKTNMFYNVGGSWVNSSFNGALMIRPLLGKKWQQYLSVHENPEKDLHFSIYPNPASTRIVNITLPSDYSDNSGQLTIEVFDFLGRNIFNVPFTRQLNVSDLVKGVYMIRLSDNNTKKVFTEKLVITR; the protein is encoded by the coding sequence ATGATTAAAAAGCTCATAATCCCTGTTGTCTTAGTCGTCATAAGCTGTACTCTTAACGCACAGGAGTATTTAACCGGTATCTATATAAATTCCAAATTATTACCAAAAAACCTTGAACAAATCAATGTTATTAAACAGGCAACAGAAGCAAAATTGCCTTTTGTGGACGATTTTTCAGGTGTTAAAAGTGTTTTTCCCAGTGACACTTTGTGGGAAGACAGGGATGTTTTCATTAATAGCGGATACTCTATCAATCCTCCGAGCTTGGGAGTTGCCACTTTTGATGTTTTAAATGACACAGGGGCCGTATATCCTAATGCAACTACTACGCCCTTTATTTCCGATGTTCTGACATCATTGCCGATACGACTTGATTCACTATTTAATGGAACTCCAACAGCCATTACCGCTGCCGATTCCATATATTTTAGTTTTTATTATCAACCACAGGGCAATGCCGATGCTCCGGAAACAGACGACTCTCTTGTTCTTGAATTTTATTCCCCGCATCTGGACGAGTGGAATACAATATGGGCTTCGCAGGGTATGAAACTTGACACATTCCTGACAAAATATAATACATACTTTAAGCAGGTTATGATACCTATTACCGATACTACATATATACAGAAAGGCTTTAAATTCCGTTTTAAAAATTATGCCAGCATTGCCCCCTTCAGTATGCCCAGCTGGCAAAGCAATGCTGACCAGTGGAATGTTGATTATGTGTATCTGAATACAGAACGCAGTAAAAATGATACTGTTTTTGCCGATGTAACATTTGTCGACAAGGCTCCCGCCATACTTAAAAATTACCAACAAATGCCCATAAGGCAGTTTAACGACTCGGAACTCACAGACACGCTTCATTTAAAAATCAGTAACCTAAATAATGTGCTTGACAACATTTCATGCCAATATGTTGTGAACGAAATAGGAGGTGCTTTCACCTATACAAAGTCGGGCGGGGTATGGGATATTCTCCCGTTTATTACTAACGGATATCATAACTATCAATTACATACTTCGCCGGTTGTAGATTTTTCATTGCCCTCACTGGCTGGAATGGAAAAAACTGCTTTTTCGATAACGCATATGCTGTCGAGCAATGGATGGACCGACGAAATACTTTTAAACGACACAGTAAGATACATACAGGAGTTTAATAATTATTTTGCTTACGACGATGGTTCTGCAGAAAACGGATACGGACTTTCAGGCGAAAACTCAAAGCTTGCTTATAAATTTAACCTGAATCAACCTGACACACTGGGTGGCGTACAGATTTATTTTAATCAAACATACAGTTCCACAGCAAGTAAATATTTTAACCTGATGGTATGGTCGTCGCTCAACCCCGAAACCCTCGTTTATAAATCACCGCAAAAACAACCGGTCATTACGGATAGTATTAATGAATATTGTACTTACGTATTTAGTGATACAACTTTGCTCATTGAAGGAACTTTTTATGTCGGCTGGCAACAGGTTACAGATAACAATCTGAATGTGGGTTTTGACAGAAACAACAATGCAAAAACAAACATGTTTTATAATGTGGGAGGAAGTTGGGTAAACTCCTCTTTTAACGGGGCTTTGATGATAAGGCCGTTGTTGGGGAAAAAATGGCAACAGTATTTAAGCGTACATGAAAATCCTGAAAAAGATTTGCATTTCTCTATATATCCAAACCCTGCTAGCACCAGAATTGTGAATATTACCCTGCCTTCCGATTATTCCGACAACTCCGGGCAATTGACTATTGAAGTTTTTGATTTTCTGGGAAGGAATATATTCAATGTTCCTTTTACAAGGCAGTTAAATGTTTCAGATTTAGTTAAAGGCGTTTACATGATACGTCTTTCAGACAATAATACCAAAAAGGTTTTTACAGAAAAACTGGTGATTACTCGTTAA
- a CDS encoding PASTA domain-containing protein — translation MIAIVLTVVIIWVSLKLLNAYTRHGSYIIVPDFYGVVIADLEDFASDHDIKYIINDSLYDNAQPKGSVIKQDPLPGTKVKKNRKIYLTVVALNPEQVNMPNLIDLTMRQALSMLETYGLKAGSLTYVPDIAHNAVLRQKFKGADIKEGTLIEKGSSIDLVLGKGEDNESTKAPDLFGKKQNQVLSILQSASLNIGNEIFLDGNDTTVARVYKQRPEANTAIQYGGTVDVWYRSEKKYDFTNNKNNTDD, via the coding sequence ATGATAGCCATTGTACTAACGGTGGTGATTATATGGGTATCTTTAAAATTGCTTAATGCTTATACACGTCATGGAAGTTACATCATTGTTCCTGATTTTTACGGCGTTGTTATTGCTGACCTTGAAGATTTTGCTTCTGACCATGACATAAAATATATAATAAACGATTCTTTGTATGATAATGCTCAGCCCAAGGGTAGTGTGATAAAACAAGATCCTTTGCCGGGCACAAAAGTTAAAAAAAACAGAAAAATATACCTCACGGTTGTTGCACTGAATCCCGAACAGGTAAATATGCCTAACCTCATTGACCTGACTATGCGGCAGGCTTTGTCCATGCTTGAAACTTACGGGCTGAAAGCTGGCTCACTGACCTATGTCCCCGACATCGCTCACAATGCTGTTCTGCGCCAGAAATTCAAAGGCGCTGACATTAAAGAAGGAACACTTATTGAAAAAGGCTCAAGCATTGATTTGGTATTGGGAAAGGGAGAAGATAATGAAAGCACAAAAGCCCCGGACTTGTTTGGTAAAAAGCAAAACCAGGTATTATCTATATTACAAAGCGCTTCTTTGAATATCGGGAATGAAATTTTTTTAGACGGTAATGATACTACCGTTGCAAGAGTTTACAAACAGAGGCCTGAAGCCAATACTGCTATTCAGTATGGAGGTACAGTGGATGTATGGTACCGCTCAGAAAAAAAATATGATTTTACTAATAATAAAAACAATACCGATGATTAA
- a CDS encoding D-alanine--D-alanine ligase, whose translation MKKNIAILAGGFSDEYEISIKSSRMLINNIDKKKYNCYLICITRLKWVYIDEKNKEYPVDKNDFSVKIGKTKITFDCVFNIIHGTPGEDGKILGYFDLLGIPYTSSNHCVSAFTFNKAYCNSIVESLGVSVPKSEHLFKRDKYNIKKIIEKIKLPAFVKPCNGGSSFGTSKVKTTGEMEKAIQLAFSIDDEILVEEFINGTEITCGLFRFKNRMMVLPVTEIVPKTDFFDYEAKYKGMSEEITPARISQNEANLCSATSVFLYNKLNCEGVVRIDYIITKGGKMFFLEVNTVPGMSDVSIVPKQAKVFGYKLPELLDMLIEEAMSCKKNL comes from the coding sequence ATGAAGAAAAATATTGCGATACTGGCCGGGGGATTTTCTGACGAGTATGAAATTTCAATTAAAAGTTCCCGTATGCTGATAAATAACATTGATAAAAAAAAGTATAATTGTTATTTAATTTGTATCACGCGCTTAAAATGGGTTTATATTGATGAGAAAAACAAAGAATACCCTGTTGACAAAAATGATTTTTCCGTAAAGATTGGTAAAACAAAAATAACTTTCGATTGCGTTTTTAATATCATTCATGGTACGCCCGGTGAAGATGGAAAAATTTTAGGATATTTTGATTTGCTTGGTATTCCATATACTTCAAGCAACCACTGTGTTTCTGCGTTTACCTTTAACAAAGCGTATTGCAATAGTATCGTTGAATCCTTAGGTGTCAGCGTACCCAAATCCGAGCATCTTTTCAAGAGAGATAAATATAATATTAAGAAAATTATAGAAAAAATTAAGCTTCCGGCATTTGTAAAACCATGCAATGGCGGCTCAAGTTTCGGGACTTCTAAGGTAAAAACCACGGGCGAAATGGAAAAAGCCATACAATTGGCCTTTAGTATTGATGATGAAATACTTGTTGAAGAATTTATTAACGGTACAGAAATAACCTGCGGCCTTTTCAGGTTTAAAAACCGCATGATGGTTTTGCCTGTTACAGAAATAGTCCCAAAAACAGATTTTTTTGATTACGAAGCGAAATATAAAGGAATGTCGGAAGAAATAACTCCGGCGCGTATCTCACAGAATGAAGCCAATTTGTGTTCGGCAACTTCTGTTTTTTTATATAACAAACTAAACTGTGAGGGGGTAGTGCGTATTGATTATATTATTACCAAGGGAGGAAAAATGTTTTTTCTTGAAGTGAATACTGTTCCCGGGATGTCTGATGTAAGTATCGTCCCCAAACAAGCAAAAGTCTTTGGCTATAAACTCCCCGAATTGCTTGATATGCTTATCGAAGAGGCGATGAGCTGTAAAAAAAATCTTTAA
- a CDS encoding CofH family radical SAM protein — MEKNFIKGKENISIAKKILDAKQINVDDCYYLYKKADTGFLALLATYVRHKKNKSKVFFIRNTHLEPSNICVYNCKFCSFNDKSGILKGWNHSYDTIMQKVAQTNKNIKEIHITGACHPDATLKSFIELIMLVRNILPEVHIKAFSAAELFYVCNKEKIPYEIGIKTLIKAGINSIPGGGAEIFDEKIRKKICPEKVSSAAWLKIHKTAHQCGLFSNATMLYGHIENFKHRIDHMLLLRNLQTETSGFKAFIPLKYKKNNTLRIQETTLLDDMRNYAIARIFLDNFPHLKAYWPMLGEEQAQLSLSFGVDDIDGTIDDTTKIYNTKTNSKNSLSTGELKHIISQAGFKPVQRDSDYRTI; from the coding sequence TTGGAAAAGAATTTCATTAAAGGCAAAGAGAATATCTCTATCGCAAAAAAAATTCTTGACGCAAAACAGATAAATGTTGATGATTGTTATTATCTCTATAAAAAAGCTGATACAGGGTTTCTGGCTTTACTCGCAACTTATGTTAGGCATAAGAAAAACAAATCGAAAGTTTTTTTTATCAGAAACACACATCTGGAGCCCAGTAATATTTGTGTCTATAATTGTAAATTTTGTTCTTTTAATGATAAGTCCGGAATTTTAAAAGGCTGGAATCATTCATATGACACGATAATGCAAAAAGTTGCACAAACAAATAAAAACATTAAAGAAATTCATATAACCGGCGCCTGTCATCCTGATGCCACACTGAAATCTTTTATTGAACTCATCATGCTGGTGAGGAATATTTTACCTGAAGTCCATATTAAAGCTTTCTCTGCTGCAGAACTTTTTTATGTTTGCAATAAGGAAAAAATACCTTACGAAATAGGGATAAAAACATTAATTAAAGCCGGGATAAACTCTATCCCTGGCGGTGGCGCCGAAATTTTTGACGAAAAAATAAGGAAAAAAATCTGTCCGGAAAAAGTTTCTTCTGCAGCGTGGCTAAAAATTCACAAAACAGCACATCAATGCGGATTGTTTTCAAATGCCACCATGCTTTACGGCCATATTGAAAATTTTAAACACCGCATTGACCATATGTTACTCTTAAGAAATTTGCAAACCGAAACATCCGGATTTAAAGCTTTTATTCCCTTAAAATACAAAAAAAACAATACCCTGCGTATTCAGGAAACTACCCTTTTGGATGATATGCGGAATTATGCCATTGCAAGAATTTTTCTTGATAATTTTCCTCATCTCAAAGCTTACTGGCCTATGCTTGGAGAAGAACAGGCTCAGCTCTCTCTTTCTTTCGGAGTGGATGATATAGATGGAACTATTGACGATACCACAAAAATCTATAACACGAAAACAAATAGTAAAAACAGCTTAAGCACCGGGGAGCTTAAACATATTATCAGTCAGGCGGGTTTTAAGCCTGTGCAAAGAGATTCAGATTACCGGACTATATGA